The DNA window GCGCAAGCACGCAGCCACCGGTCGTAGTCGCCCTGTGCGATCAGGCCGGCGGCAAGCAGGAAGTCCGGCTCCGTTGCGGGATGCACGCGCGTGTGCTGCGAAGGCCGTCCGTACGGGTCCATGTGCGACAGGACCATCCAGTTGCCCCGCACCCGCCACGCATGGCCCTGCGGCATGCGCAGCGCGCGGTCGGTGGCGAACAGGCGCGGCACCCGGGGACCGGCGAGGCCAAGGCCGTCCAGCGTCCGCGCCGTGACGAGCGTCATGGCGATCGGCATTGCCATGCCGCCGGTCATGTCGACCGCTTCGACATGGGGAATGCGCTGGCCGAAATGGCGTTCGCAGAACGCGTCCAGCGAGGCTGGCGAGTAGCTGAGCCATGCGTGCCAGACAGAGTCCGCCGCCTTCGACGGCAAGGCGCACGGCCGGTTGCTGCGCCGGACGCACTCGAAGAAATCGAGCAGCGCGTCCGAGGCACGGGCGTAAAAAAAGGCATCGCGAGGGATGCCTTGGAATTCGAAGCGCGCCGTGCGCGACCAGTATTCGTACAGTTCCGGGGGAATGTCGCGCCAGGCCTTGCGGTGGCGCGACGTGATGCGCAGACAGGTGGCCCGGATGGTTCCGATGGTTTCCGACAGGTTGTTCAGCATGTGTTGCCTCCTTGGTTGTTGTTTTTGTTGAGGCCATGCTGACAAGGATTTATGACGGGACCATGACATGCGGCGGGAACCGCATGATCGCGGTCAATTTCAGTGCCGCCCTGCCGTCAGGAACAGCACGATGCAGACGCCCAGTGCGATCAGCAGCACTTGCGGCACGGTTTCCTTCATCGTGGCGCGGCGCTGCATCTGCGGCATCAGGTCGCTGACGGCGATGTAGATGAAACCGGACGACGCGAATACCAGCACATAGGGAATCAGGTTGCTGGCGCGGTCAAGCGTGTAATAGCCCAGCAGGCCACCGGCGACGGCCAGCAGGCTGCACAATAGATTGTAGAAGTAGGCCCGCGCGCGCGAAAAGCCGGCGTTGAGCAGCACGATGAAGTCGCCGATCTCCTGCGGGATTTCATGGGCGATGATGGCAAGCGCAGCCACGATGCCCAGGTGCGGGTCGGCCAGGAACGCGGCGGCGATCAGGATGCCGTCGGTGAAATTGTGCATGCCATCGCCGACCAGGATCATCCAGCCCGCACGGCCGGCTTCATGCTTGTCGTGACCATGCGCGTGGTGGTGGCCGTCGCCCTCGTGATGGTGCGAATGGCGCAGGATCGCCAGCTTTTCCAGCATGAAGAATGTCAGCAGGCCAGACAGCAGCGTGGCAAACAGCGTGCGCGGGTCGGCATGCGATTCGAAGGCTTCCGGCAAGGCATGCAGCAAGGACGTGGACAGCATGATGCCGACCGACAGGCTGACCATCCGCTCGACGACTTTCGACAGCAGCGTGAAGGAAAACAATGCCGCCGCCGAAATGCTGGCAACGCCGGCAAGCGTGGTTGCCAGCAGAATTGAAATGAGTACCGGATCGATTTTGGAGCCTCTCGTGCGCTTTGCCGCGCGCGCGGCACCGGGGCCCGGGCAGCGCGCAAACCGGACATTTTACCGTCCAGCTCGCGCTTCTGCTGAAAATCCGTTATCAATAAGGAGAAAACAGGACGAATGCGGCTGACAGCCCGTTACCAATAATGCAAGAACGAGGCAAAAAAGTAACGGATCAGGCCACGCCGTGCTGCTTGAACCAGTCCAGGGCGCGCTTCCAGCCATCTTTTGCATCTGCTTCCACGTAGCTCGGGCGGTAGTCGGCATGGAAGGCGTGGCCGGCATTCTCATAGATGACGAACGTGGACCCGGATTTGCCCTTTGCCAGCTCGGCTTTCATCTTTTCCACCGACTCCAGCGGAATGCCGGTGTCCTTGGCGCCATACAGGCCCAGGACCGGCGTCTTCAGCGTGGCAGCCACGTCGACAGGATGGCGGGCCGTATTGGGAGTGGCTTCCCCTAGTAACCTCCCATACCAAGCCACGCCCGCCTTGACGGCCGGATTGTGCACGGCATACAGCCAGGTGATACGGCCGCCCCAGCAGAAACCGGTGATGCCCAGCTTGTCCGCCGCGCCGCCGTTCTGGCCGGCCCAGGCCACGACCGCGTCGAGGTCCTTGAACACCTGGATGTCCGGCACCTTGCTGATGATGTTCTTTTGCAGGTCGGCGATCGACGGCTCCTTTTGCGGGTCGCCCTGGCGCGCGAACAGGTTCGGTGCCAGCGCCAGGTAGCCCTGCTTTGCAAAGCGGCGCGCCACGTCGGCGATGTGCTCGTGCACGCCGAAGATCTCGGAGATGACGAGGATCACCGGCAGGCCCGTCTTGCCGGCGGGCTGGGCGCGGTACACGGGCACCGGGTAGCCATCGACGGTGACGTTGACGGTGCCGGCCGTGAGGCCGTCGGTATCGGTCTTCACCACGGTCTCGGCGCTGACAGGCAGCGCCGCGGCGGCAAAGCCGGTGCCGAGCGCCGCCTTCAGCAGGTCGCGACGGCTGATGCCTTCGGCTGCGCCGATCAGGCTGGCGGCATCGTTGTGCAGGTCGTTCATGGATTCTCCAGGAGGTGTGTTATCGGAAATTGAAACACAATGGTATTGAAAAGCCAACTATCGAAGGAACCGCTGGCCGGCATTGCTGGGAGAACCGGTGTCCGACACCATTTTTCTGCGAAAAATAGTGTCCGACACCGATGCCCGGGCGCTATTTGCAGCATCAACCGACGCCCGGTGTCAGACACCTTTTCCGGCACGGAAAAGGTGTCTGACACCGGTTTTCGTTGGAGGCTCCTGCCGGCGCATGCGCCGTCAGTGAGCGGAGGCACCTAGAAACGCATGCGTTTTCAGTGAGCCTCCTCCCAGTTCCTGCCCACGCCGACTTCGGCGACGAGCGGCACTTTCAGCTCGGCCACGCCGGCCATCAGCTTCGGCAGTGCTTCGCGCACCAGCGGCAGTTCGTCGTCGGGCACTTCCAGCACCAGTTCATCGTGCACCTGCATGATCATGCGCGACTTCAGGTTTTCCTTTTCGATCCAGTCCTGCACGGCGACCATCGCCAGCTTGATCAGGTCGGCGGCGGTGCCCTGCATGGGCGCGTTGATCGCGGCGCGTTCGGCGGCTTGCCGGCGCGGGCCGTTCGGCGAATTGATCTCGGGGAGCCACAGGCGGCGGCCGAACACCGTTTTCACGTAGCCGTTGGCCTTGGCTTCCAGCCGCGTCTCGTCCATGTAGCGCTTCACGCCATGGAAGCGCTGGAAGTAGCGGTCGATGTAGTTCTGCGCGGCGG is part of the Pseudoduganella lutea genome and encodes:
- a CDS encoding ZIP family metal transporter gives rise to the protein MLATTLAGVASISAAALFSFTLLSKVVERMVSLSVGIMLSTSLLHALPEAFESHADPRTLFATLLSGLLTFFMLEKLAILRHSHHHEGDGHHHAHGHDKHEAGRAGWMILVGDGMHNFTDGILIAAAFLADPHLGIVAALAIIAHEIPQEIGDFIVLLNAGFSRARAYFYNLLCSLLAVAGGLLGYYTLDRASNLIPYVLVFASSGFIYIAVSDLMPQMQRRATMKETVPQVLLIALGVCIVLFLTAGRH
- a CDS encoding dienelactone hydrolase family protein, which codes for MNDLHNDAASLIGAAEGISRRDLLKAALGTGFAAAALPVSAETVVKTDTDGLTAGTVNVTVDGYPVPVYRAQPAGKTGLPVILVISEIFGVHEHIADVARRFAKQGYLALAPNLFARQGDPQKEPSIADLQKNIISKVPDIQVFKDLDAVVAWAGQNGGAADKLGITGFCWGGRITWLYAVHNPAVKAGVAWYGRLLGEATPNTARHPVDVAATLKTPVLGLYGAKDTGIPLESVEKMKAELAKGKSGSTFVIYENAGHAFHADYRPSYVEADAKDGWKRALDWFKQHGVA